GCATACCCCAGCGCGAACAACGCATATATCGCACCAAGCAAGATTGCGTTGACCGTTTGTTGTAAGAAGATTGATTCCATGCGGGTTACGTGTGAAAAGGGGCGCAGCAAACCACGCCCCTGTATCCTATATACACATCAATACGGGTTATTCAGATTCTTCCATGTCTTCTGCGCCCAAAACTGCGAAAGCACCATCTTGCACAATCTGCACAACAGGATCATGGATTGGATCACGTGTTTCTGAGAATGAGAACGTGCCTAATGGTGTTTCCAGGTCTGTGATAGCGGCCAGCGCATCGCGTATGTCGCTGCGTTCTGCGGAGTTCGCACAGCGGATTGCCGTTGCGAACAGCCACGCGCCTGTGTAAGCCTGGGTCGCAAATTGATCTGGGGCATTGCCATAGGCTTCTTCATAAGCTGTTTCGTAGGCTTCGCTGTACGGGTTGGTGCTGGCGACATTCCATGCTGCACCGACGATCACACCTTCGGATGCCTCGCCCGTTTGCTCGATGGTATCCGGTGAGTTAAAGCCATTACCACCAATGATTGCGCCTTCAAAGCCTAAATCGCGGGCCTGGATGATGATCTGGACAGCCTCCGCGGATAGAGCGCTGACAATGAGGGCATCCGGGTCATTATTGAGCAGGTTCGTCAATTGGGCGCTGAAATCGACATCTTCGCGGGAGAAGGTTTCTTCGCCAACGATCTCAATGCCGTTTTCGTCCAGCGCTTCGATGAAGACATCATACCCACTCAGTGTGAAGTCATCATCATCGCCATACAGCACGCCGACGCGCTCCAGGCCGAGGATTTCTACGGATTGGGCAATCGTGCCAGGGATAACAGATGCTTCTGGCAGGCTGTCGCGGAAGACGAAGTCACCCATATCTGTGATGCCAATCGCGGTGTTACTGGTCCCCATCACAGGGGTACCATTTTCCTGGGCGATAGGATCTGCGGAGAATGCTTCTGTAGAGAGGGTCGGCCCAAGCACGGCGACAACGCCATCTTCTTCAACGAGTTTGGTCATCGCGTTGATGGCCTGTTCCGCATCACCTGCGGAATCTTCGAAGATCGCTGTCAGGGTTGTGCCTTCACCCAGGTAAGCAGACCCGTTGATTTCTTCAAGCGCCAGTTGGACAGCTTGTTGTTGTGGGCCACCATAGACGGAAATCGGGCCGGAAAGGCTGTAAATCACGCCGAGATTGATTTCTTCTGGCAAATTATCGGGCGTTTCACAGGTTTCCCAGGCACCCATTTGTACCTCGTCCATAGCCTCGTCCGTTGCATCATCCTGTGCAAGGACTGCCACAGGGAACAGAAGCAAGAGTACGAGCACAAATGCACAACACTTTCGGGTATTCATGGCAGTTCCTTCCTAAAAAATTTAGTTGGTATATACCGCCAAGTAAGTTTAACAGCCGCTACAGAATGTGCAATAAAGTAGACTTAGAGTTGGATGACGATAGTCGATAGAACGGGTTGATGGCGGCAGCTGTGTCGATAAGAGGGCGGTTGTTATCCTATCTGCAATAATTATACAACAGACAAGAAAACGCATCTTGTCGTCTAGGGGAATACTGTCTGATATGCCACTCGTGCGCTGGCAATCAGGCAAATGATGCAGATGAAAGTGAGCAATGGCCGTGCTATAAAGCCTATGTTGCAGCGTTTAATCAAGCATGTTCTGATCGTGCAATGAGTGCATGTAGGGCAATTGATGTAGCCATCAATGGCTAGCGGGCATAAGCAGGCAGACAGACGGTAAATGTGGTCCCCTTGCCTTCAATGCCTTCACTTTCAACGTGAATATGACCATTGTGACGGTCAATCACTTCCTTAGCGATTGCGAGCCCCAGGCCTGTGCCGGGTACCTGCGACTTGCGCCCGGCTTTACCCCGATAAAAGCGCTCAAATAACTGAGAAAGTTCATCTTCTGTGATGCCTGGGCCTGTATCACGAATGCTGAAGCAAACGAACGCTTCCTCAGATTCCACCCGTTTAAAGGTACGCACGACGATAGAGCCACCTTCAGGCGTGTAGTTGATAGCATTATTCACCAGGATGCCCAACACCTGTTCCATCAGACCATAGTCAGCCTGGGTTGTGAGGATACTCTCGCTGCACTCATAAGATAAATTGAGCTTATTCTCCTGCGCGAGCAGCATACGATCTTCAAGATACTGCACGATGAGGTTATTGAGGTCAAACCGGATCGGCTCAAGCTGCGTGCGGCCCTGATCCAACCGGGAGAGCCGCAGCAAATCCTCAAGCATATATTTCAGGCGCATTGTCTCGCGGTCCATGACCTTGAGATGTTTGGTCAGGTTTTCTGGCGTGCGGGCCAGCAGGTTCTGCCGCATGAGCAGGCTTGTTAGAGGTGTGCGCAACTCGTGGGATACATTGGATACAAACTCATCCTTCGCGCGGCTAAGTGCGACCAGTCGCTCGTTCGCAGCCTGGAGCTCTGCAGTGCGCTCTTCAACGCGTACTTCAAGCTCAATCGCATGGTAAGCGATGGCTTCGTGTAAGCGGGCCTGCTGAATGGCAATCGCGAGCTGCAAAGCCAGCTCATAGGCAATATCAATTTGCTCGCCGCCGAAGACTGTCGCATTCTCCGCGCCAAAGATCATGAAGCCTATCAGCTCGCCCTGGAAGATGAGCGGGATATTCAACAGGGTATTGATGTTTTCCAGGCCAAGCTCATGTAGATGGGCGCGCATTCGCGGATGTGCGGCGGTATCCTCGATGATGAAAGGGGCGCTGTTTTCAAGCACGCTCATGACTTCCGGGATTTCATAAATCATGTTGAAGGGAAAGCCCGTTTCATCAATGAGATTTTCGTTGTGATAAGCCGCCAATAGGTCCGGCTCGTTGGTTTCGGAATCAATAATCGTGACACCTGCCACGAGATACGGAATCAACATGCGGACGTGATGCAGCGCTGCCTGGGTGATCTTTTCTGCTGAACGTGCGGAAAGGATGGCCTTATCTACTTCGTGTAAGATGGTGAGCCGCTCTGCGAAGTTCTGTAACACTTCTTCTGTGGATTTGCGCTCTGTGATGTCGCGCATAATAGCCTGTATGGCCCACTGTTTCCCTTCGCGGTTGAGGTTCGCCAGATGGATTTCCAGCCAGCGCGTATCGCCATGGAGATGGCGCAGTTTTGCTTCAAATCGCGCTGTTTTTTGGTCAGATAATAAATTAGTGAAATACGGAAGATAGTCGTCATTAGCTGCTTTTTTCAGCAGGTCCAGGTCCAACGTCGTCACGGGCTGGCTGATGAGTTCGTAACGCTTCAACCCTGTGAGGCTCTCAACAGCGGGGTTGCAGTCGATAATCTCTCCGTTTAGGCCAATAATGACAATGGCTTCTGGCGATGATTCGAACAGAATGCGATACTGCTGTTCGCTCTCGATGAGCGTCTGCTCGGACTTTTTACGGTCACGGCGTATATGGGCCTCGCGCAATTCACGCTGGATGGCAGGCAGCAGGCGCGCGAGATTATCCTTCATGAGGTAATCATGGGCACCTGCACGCATGGCTTCTACGGCCAGTTCCTCACCAATCGTGCCAGAGACGACGATAAAGGGAATCTCCAAGCCACTTTTCGAAAAAATCGAGAGCGCATCTAGGCCAGAAAATTGTGGCATTTGATAATCGGAGATAACGATATCCCAGTCGTTTTCTTCCAGAGCAGCGCGCATTGCACTCGCTGATTCAACTTGCCGATAGATGGGATCATACCCACCTTTGCGCAAGTGGCGCATCAACAATAATGCATCGTCTTCAGAGTCTTCAGCTAATAGAATGCGTAACGGATTACTCATTCCAATTCCTCAGGTGGTTCATTCAGGATGAGCCAGTATAGACCCAATTGGCTGACAGCGTTGGCGAATTGATGGAAATCAACTGGTTTTCGTACATAGCTATTTGCGCCGAGCTCATAGCTTTCTACGATATCTCGCTCTTCGTCAGATGATGTGAGCATCACCACAGGGACCAATCGGGTGCGGTTATTCGCTCGTACTTTACGCAGAACTTCTAATCCATCGACGCGTGGTAACTTCACATCTAGCAAAATAAGCTGTGGCAAGGGTTGGGGTACATCTGCACTGAACAAATAGTCTAGCGCTTCGACACCATCCATCGCGATATCAATGTCGTTTACAATGTTGTGCTTCCGGAAGGCCCGTTGGATGAGCAGTTGATCATCCGAGCTGTCCTCAACGAGAAGTATTTTCCCAGCCTTCATTCCCTTGTACATCCTATAACAATTCTATGACAACGTGAAATAAAATGTCGCGCCTTCGTTGATTTTTGCATCAACCCACACTTTACCCCCATGCCGATCAATGATCCGCTTCACAGTCGCTAAGCCGATGCCTGTTCCCTCAAAGTCATCATCGGAGTGAAGCCGTTGAAAGGCATTAAAGAGCTTGTTCATATACTGCATATCAAAACCAGCTCCGTTGTCTGATACATAATACACGCTTTCTTCAGCTGGTTTTCGCTTGAACTCAATGATTGCCTGTTCTTCGTTGCTTGTGAACTTCCACGCATTGTTCAACAGGTTCATCATCATCACTTTAAGCAGGCGTGCATCCCCCTGGACGATGATATGATTGTCAATCACCGTCTTGACATTGCGCTGCGGCTCCTGCTCCTGTAGTTCCTCAAAGATTCCTTGTGCCATCTCACTCAGATTGACCTCAGCCAGCCGCATTTCCTGCCGCGTCACTCTAGAGAGTTTAAGTAGGTCATCAATGAGTTGGCCCATATTTTGGCTGGCAGCACGTAACCTCGTGAGGTAGTGCTGTCCCATCGGGTCCAATGTATCGAGATTATCTTCCAGCAAGGCCTGGCTAAAGCCGTCTATCGCGCGTAAGGGTGCGCGTAAGTCGTGCGAGACAGAGTAGGCGAAGGTTTCTAGCTCTGCATTGGCTGCCTTAAGCTGAGCCGTGCGCCTTGTCACTTCTTCTTCCAGATGCTTCTGGGCTGATTTCGCTACGAGTTCCCCCTGTTTGCGATCCGTAATATCGCGGATGATCGAGCAGTTTAGTTCAATATCATCAAACTTGATGTAATTTGCCGTGACCTCAACCGGAATCCCACGCCCGCCCTTGGTTTGTATCTCTGTTTCCCAACGTAATGACCCCATTGCCTTTAGCTGATCCCATATTTTTTTACTTGAAATCGTTTGAAAGGTCAGATTCATATCAATTATGGGCAGGCCCAACAGTTCATCATAAGTGTAGTCGAACATGGTGCAGGCTGCTTTGTTGGCACGAATGATGACTCCATTTGCATCCATCCAACAAACCGCATCTGAGACGTTTTCCACAGCAAAATTGATGAGTTGTAATGTACGGTTTGCTTCTTTGCGTTCAGTCACATCACGTGATGAATACAGCACATAACGGCATACATCCGGCGGGTCGAAGATGGGCGTTAGCACGACTTCGGTGTATACATGGCCCCCAGGTAAGTCGAAGTTATTCTCGTAGTAGACGGCCTCGCCTGTCTGGATGACTTGCTGATACTTCTGGAGCGTATAAGCCAGCTTTTCTGGATTAAGTTTGATGATATCTCTTAAATAAACTTCTAGAGGTGTGTTAACAATTTCTTGTTGATCCAGATCAAGCCCAAATGATTGGAGGGATTGAATATAACGATCATTGAGTTGTGTAAGGTACAGCGTGCCATCTGGCTCCACACTGGCAAGCGACATATTGTCGTTATTCTGGTTGAAAATGACCGTGAGCTGGCTTTCTCTGTCCCGTAAGGACTCAATAGCCTGCTGCCGTTCTGTCACGTCCCGGACGAAAGAGCAAATATATTCTTTTTCCTCGTAAATAATGTAATTGGCTGAAATTTCTACGGGGATTATTCGGCCATCTTTCGCCTTATACTCACTCTGGAAGAGCGATATTAAGTAAGTTTCATTTCGCCTTTTATCCCAATCGCCACTCCACAGATTAAAATCATAAGAGACATCAACCTGTTTAAGGGGCATGCCGATTAATTCTTCTCGGGTATAGCCGAGCATCTCGCTTGTCGCTGCGTTGACATCCGTAATGCGTTTATCATAGTCAACCCAGATGACAGCATCCGAAGCCGTCTCCACGGCGAAGCTGTTCAGAATAAGCGCTTCTTCAAGGCGCTTTTGTTGGGTCGCATCTCGCAACAGCCATGCACGCGCTTTTAGGACCCCATCTTCCATAAGAGGATAGCTCGTTCGTTCCAGGACAATGCCATTGGCGAGCTCGAGATAATCGTAAGTTCGCTCCGTACTTTGATACAGGTTGATGACAGAATTTCTTGCTGTATCCGGGTCTTTCAGGCGTGTTTGGACTGTTTCCCAGACCTGACCTCGCCCAATCAGCATTTTATCTTCTGGGAGGTCAAATAATTCTGCAAACCGACTCGTATATTGCAGGATTTGCCCCTCGCTGGACACAATAATCAGCCCTAAATTGGATACGTCCAACGCGGATTCAAGCAGGCTGTCAATTTCAGTGATGTTCCGTTCTTTTTGCGTCTCTGGTTGTATTTCTGGCTCATCCGCTTGCGGCGTTGTTTCTGTGTTTAGAACATCGTTCTTTAGCGCGTCGTTACCCTTATAGATCGTATGGGTGCCAAGCATACGCACGGGTTGGTCCTCATCCCAGTGGGTGACCTTGCCAATAGAAAGCACCTTGAGCCAGCTATCGGTAAGCGTGCGCTGTTGATGTTCAATGACGAATTCCGATTGATGACCATGCTGACAAGCTGCATAAGCCTCTGCCAATGTCTGGTGTTGATCAGGATGGACGCGCTGCAGCCATGCATCTATCGACTCCTTAAAGTCTGATAGTTCATAACCGAGCTGCGCCGCATAATCACCGTGAACCTCTATTTCCCCGGTCACTAAATTCAGGTCAAATAGCACCTGCCAGGGGATGGCACGATCCATATGCAGGTTCACTTTATTTTGCTGCGCTTGGCTGATAGGTTCAGGTTGTGATCTCATCCAGGTATAGCCTATAACTTATTTGGGCTATAAATAAATCTAGTTATTTCATCATACGCCAGGTTTATAAGTCGTTCATGTTTTTTATCTATTAATAATTAATTTTAGATTTCCTCAGTGAACATCATACAGTGTTAGTTGAGATAATATTAATTCTAACATCGGATATGGATAATAAAAGTTAGGTTTGTACATTTAGAGGGCAAAAAATCCCTTCAATTTGTCGATCAAAGCTCAATATGGGTCTGTAATATATGCAACTTGTTAAACGAAAAGCGTCTATAAATTAACATCAGTTTTTTATAAGTTCACAATGAGCCAAGCAGCATAGAATACAAATGTCTATAAAATAATGTAGGTGACTTATAAGCTCTTTTGCTGAAAAACGAGAGAACGTCGCAGGTTAGGGCCTCTCAAACTCACTATGCTTCATTGCTGAATGCCGTTGGCTAGCATTGAACAAGATGCCATGAAGCATGACCTGGAGCTTATTAAGGCACTATCATTTCACGTCATAGTAGAGAGGGACTGAATAATGTGGGTTCGTTTTGTTTTGTGTACCTTACTGACGCTTGTTCTGGCAGGTGCTGTTGTTGCCCAGGAAGATATGCCCCCTATGCCAGAGCTCGATGGTGAAATTGTTGCCGATGGCCTTAACGGCCCCATGGGGTTGGACATTGATGCAGATGGTAATCTGCTGATTGTGGATAGCGGCACAGGCGGCGAAGAAACGATAGAGTATGCCGACCCCACCACTTTTGAAGTTAGCACGGTGCCATATGGCAATACATCACGTGTGATTAAGTTGATGCCAGATGGTACGCAGGAAGAAATCATGACGTTGGCCTCAGTCATAACAGGACAGGACGCCGTTGGTGGTGCCCGTGTAGCCACGCTTGATGGCACGATCTACGTAACGGTTGGCGGCTGGCAAATCAGCAGCGGCGAGACGGTCAGCCTGCCGAACTATACAGCTGTTGTGACGCCGGGGGCCGATGGTGAAGTGCAGACGGTGGCCGACATGTGGGCCTTCGAGCTGGAGAACAACCCGGATGGCACCGATAACGTGGAATCACACCCTTACGATATAGAAGCTGGCCCGGATGGTATGCTTTACGTCGCGGACGCTGCCGCCAATGACTTGCTGCGTGTGGACCCGATGTCTGGCGAGGTTGAATTGGTCGCTGTCTTTGATGCGCTGCCGGGTGTTTTCCCACAGCCTTTCCGCAACAATGAACTGGTCGCGGACCCCGTCCCAACCGGCGTTGCCTTCGATAGCGCGGGTAACATCTTCGTCTCATTCTTATCCGGTGCGCCGTTTATTCCGGGTAATGCCAAAGTCGTCCAGGTGGCGCAGGATGGTACTGTCGCGGACTTCGCCCCTGGCCTGACCATGTTGACGGACCTCATCACAGGCCCGGATGGGATGCTCTATGCAACGCAGTTCAGCGTCTACACAGAAGAAGGCCCCATGCCGAATTCAGGCGCGATCCTTCGCATTATGGAAGATGGCACAACAGAAGTGGTGAAGGAAGGCCTGCCATTCCTCACCGCCATTACTTTTAACGAGGCTGGTGATGCCTTTGTCGCGATTAATGGCATTCCCATTCCTGGGGCGGGCATGATCGTTCGTTACAATGGCCTGACTGAAATTGCCGGGGAACCTATGGGGATGCCCGGTATGCAAGAAGACATGGGCGAAGCAACGGAAGAAGCCGCACAAGGCTAACCCCAACACGGGCCGGAGGACCGCCTCAGGGCGGTCCTTTTTGCTTGAATATCTAATCTCTTTTGTAGACCTGTGTAGATGGCTTTTTTAATCCATTTGAAGGCGCACAATCATGATGAAGACTATATTTGGCCTGTGCCTCATCAGCTTCTTGTTGGCGGGGTGTCTCCCTGCCGATGTGATGACGAAGTTGGGCCTTTTACAATCATCACAATCCACTCAGCCGAGCATTGACGAGGCCCTTCTCGAAGAAGGGCGTGCATCCTATTTGCATAATTATTGCGGCTCCTGCCATCAATTGACGGCAGCCAATACGCGCGGCACTTTTGGGCCATCACACGATCATATCGGGACCATCGCCGCTGAGCGCGTCACCACGGAGGGATATACGGGTACTGCAACGACCGCAGAGGGCTATCTAAGAGAAAGTTTGTTGGACCCCCTCGTCTACAGCGCCCCCGGTTACGAAGCCACCAATCATCATATGCCCGCTTATACGCATCTGCCGGATGAAGAAATTGACGCCCTGGTTTATTTCTTGCTACATCAAGAATAACTTGCCAGACGCCACAGCCTACGCTATACATGCCTGATGGTGAACTGCGTTATGTTGAATGAGGGATGGCGTTGATGCAAAATTTCCGTCTGGTGATCATTGCGATACTGGGCATCGCCCTTGGGCTGGTCATTGGCTTTTTGGGGACCTTCTGGGTCATCAGGGGTGGGCCGCGCACCACCTACACGCCTATTACAGCCCCCACGCTGGACCTCAACGCTCAGCCAACACTAGACCCTACCCAGGCCGTGATGGCTGTGACGTCAGTGGCCCTACTCAACGCTGAAAATGCGAATTTGCACGCGACGATTGCAGCGCTAGAGTCACTCCTTGGCGGGGCCGCAACACAACCGCCTATCGTTGCGACCGAAGCCCCGACCCTGACGCAGTCGCCCGCAGCAGGAGACGCCAGCCAGCGCGCGCTGTATCGCATCAACAGTTCTCAATCAGAAGTTCGCTTTTCTGTTGAAGAAGAACGCAACGGCACCCGTGCCGATGTGGTGGGGACGACAGACCAGCTTGCGGGCGATGTCATTGTCGATCGCCTGAACCCGGTTAACTCCCAAATTGGCACCATCCGCATGAGTGCCCGCGCCCTGACGACAGGGGATGCTGCCCGTGATGTCGTCCTGCGGGAGCAAATCTTCCGTTCCGCACAGGATGCTTATGAATTTATCGAATTTGTGCCAACGGCTGTCACTGGCTTGCCGGAGACGATTTATCTCGCGCAGACATACACATTCCAGGTCACAGGCAATCTGACCATTCTGGATACCACGCGAGAAACGATCTTTAACGTCCAGGCACAAATGCCGATAGAATCTCAATTCAACGGCACAGCGACCGCGACAATCACCTGGTTCGACTGGGGTATAAATGTCCCCAGTGTGCCGGGGATTACAGACGTTGCCGCACAAGCCAACCTGGTGATTAACTTCGTCGCCAATCGCGTGAATTCATAGCGAGACAAAGTCGCCCTAGACGCTGCAAAGGTCGTAGGCTTGCTTCATGCTGGTGATAGGGTCATTCAATGGGATGAATTCCTGCCCCAAGAAGCCGTCATAGCCTGTTTCCTGGATGGCGCGCACGATAGGCGGGTAATTGATTTCCTGTGTTTCGTCAATCTCGTGGCGACCAGGGCAGCCCGCTGTGTGATAATGGCCGATGATCTGATGATGAGCGTTGATGGTGCTGATAATATCGCCTTCCATCACCTGCATATGGTAGATGTCATAGAGCACTTTCACGGCAGGGGACCCCACAGATTTGCAAACATCGACGCACCATTGCGCGGAATCGCCCATGTAATCCGGGTGATCGACTTTGCTATTTAGCGTCTCCAGCAAGAGCAGTACGCCAGCATCTTCTGCCACCGGGGCGATCTTCGACAGCGTTTCTGCCGCGATTTCCGCTCCCAGGGCATCATCCATATCGCGACGGTTGCCACTGAAACACACCAGTGACCGAATCTGCCATTGGGCCGCGACCTGGATATTTTCAGTCAGTTGTTTGAGGATAGCGTCGGCATTTTCCCGGCGATTCAAGCCGTCTTCAATGGGGCTGTGCCCGTTTGCCGTGACGATCGTTAAGCCGAGGTCATGCACAGTCTGGTAATATTCAGATGGCACGAGTTCGACACCTTCATAGCCTGCTTCTGCACTGGCCTGTAAGAAAGCGGGTACATCCATACCCGTATTCGCATAGCACCACCACACATTAGATTGTTTCATAAACCCATTTTCTCCAAGAATGATGTATCGTCATTGCATTTTCCAGCATCAGGCGTGATTGAACTCGCCGCCGATCATATGGCCCAATTCATCAATGTTTGTGTCGGCGACGTTGGTCACTTCATGCACACGTCCAGCATAAAAGACCAGGATGCGGTCGCTATACGTGACCAATTCTTCCAACTCCGCACTGCTAAAGATAATCGCTGTACCCGATTCGCGCCGCGCTAGTAGCTGTTGCCAGATCCAGTTCGCGCTCTCAACATCCAGGCCTCGTGTGGGTTGCTCCAGTACCAGTAGTTGCGGCGCGTCAGGCAGCAAAGCCATCAAGACGCGCTGTTGAT
The Phototrophicus methaneseepsis DNA segment above includes these coding regions:
- a CDS encoding ABC transporter substrate-binding protein — protein: MNTRKCCAFVLVLLLLFPVAVLAQDDATDEAMDEVQMGAWETCETPDNLPEEINLGVIYSLSGPISVYGGPQQQAVQLALEEINGSAYLGEGTTLTAIFEDSAGDAEQAINAMTKLVEEDGVVAVLGPTLSTEAFSADPIAQENGTPVMGTSNTAIGITDMGDFVFRDSLPEASVIPGTIAQSVEILGLERVGVLYGDDDDFTLSGYDVFIEALDENGIEIVGEETFSREDVDFSAQLTNLLNNDPDALIVSALSAEAVQIIIQARDLGFEGAIIGGNGFNSPDTIEQTGEASEGVIVGAAWNVASTNPYSEAYETAYEEAYGNAPDQFATQAYTGAWLFATAIRCANSAERSDIRDALAAITDLETPLGTFSFSETRDPIHDPVVQIVQDGAFAVLGAEDMEESE
- a CDS encoding ATP-binding protein; this translates as MSNPLRILLAEDSEDDALLLMRHLRKGGYDPIYRQVESASAMRAALEENDWDIVISDYQMPQFSGLDALSIFSKSGLEIPFIVVSGTIGEELAVEAMRAGAHDYLMKDNLARLLPAIQRELREAHIRRDRKKSEQTLIESEQQYRILFESSPEAIVIIGLNGEIIDCNPAVESLTGLKRYELISQPVTTLDLDLLKKAANDDYLPYFTNLLSDQKTARFEAKLRHLHGDTRWLEIHLANLNREGKQWAIQAIMRDITERKSTEEVLQNFAERLTILHEVDKAILSARSAEKITQAALHHVRMLIPYLVAGVTIIDSETNEPDLLAAYHNENLIDETGFPFNMIYEIPEVMSVLENSAPFIIEDTAAHPRMRAHLHELGLENINTLLNIPLIFQGELIGFMIFGAENATVFGGEQIDIAYELALQLAIAIQQARLHEAIAYHAIELEVRVEERTAELQAANERLVALSRAKDEFVSNVSHELRTPLTSLLMRQNLLARTPENLTKHLKVMDRETMRLKYMLEDLLRLSRLDQGRTQLEPIRFDLNNLIVQYLEDRMLLAQENKLNLSYECSESILTTQADYGLMEQVLGILVNNAINYTPEGGSIVVRTFKRVESEEAFVCFSIRDTGPGITEDELSQLFERFYRGKAGRKSQVPGTGLGLAIAKEVIDRHNGHIHVESEGIEGKGTTFTVCLPAYAR
- a CDS encoding response regulator, producing MKAGKILLVEDSSDDQLLIQRAFRKHNIVNDIDIAMDGVEALDYLFSADVPQPLPQLILLDVKLPRVDGLEVLRKVRANNRTRLVPVVMLTSSDEERDIVESYELGANSYVRKPVDFHQFANAVSQLGLYWLILNEPPEELE
- a CDS encoding PAS domain S-box protein, producing the protein MRSQPEPISQAQQNKVNLHMDRAIPWQVLFDLNLVTGEIEVHGDYAAQLGYELSDFKESIDAWLQRVHPDQHQTLAEAYAACQHGHQSEFVIEHQQRTLTDSWLKVLSIGKVTHWDEDQPVRMLGTHTIYKGNDALKNDVLNTETTPQADEPEIQPETQKERNITEIDSLLESALDVSNLGLIIVSSEGQILQYTSRFAELFDLPEDKMLIGRGQVWETVQTRLKDPDTARNSVINLYQSTERTYDYLELANGIVLERTSYPLMEDGVLKARAWLLRDATQQKRLEEALILNSFAVETASDAVIWVDYDKRITDVNAATSEMLGYTREELIGMPLKQVDVSYDFNLWSGDWDKRRNETYLISLFQSEYKAKDGRIIPVEISANYIIYEEKEYICSFVRDVTERQQAIESLRDRESQLTVIFNQNNDNMSLASVEPDGTLYLTQLNDRYIQSLQSFGLDLDQQEIVNTPLEVYLRDIIKLNPEKLAYTLQKYQQVIQTGEAVYYENNFDLPGGHVYTEVVLTPIFDPPDVCRYVLYSSRDVTERKEANRTLQLINFAVENVSDAVCWMDANGVIIRANKAACTMFDYTYDELLGLPIIDMNLTFQTISSKKIWDQLKAMGSLRWETEIQTKGGRGIPVEVTANYIKFDDIELNCSIIRDITDRKQGELVAKSAQKHLEEEVTRRTAQLKAANAELETFAYSVSHDLRAPLRAIDGFSQALLEDNLDTLDPMGQHYLTRLRAASQNMGQLIDDLLKLSRVTRQEMRLAEVNLSEMAQGIFEELQEQEPQRNVKTVIDNHIIVQGDARLLKVMMMNLLNNAWKFTSNEEQAIIEFKRKPAEESVYYVSDNGAGFDMQYMNKLFNAFQRLHSDDDFEGTGIGLATVKRIIDRHGGKVWVDAKINEGATFYFTLS
- a CDS encoding ScyD/ScyE family protein encodes the protein MWVRFVLCTLLTLVLAGAVVAQEDMPPMPELDGEIVADGLNGPMGLDIDADGNLLIVDSGTGGEETIEYADPTTFEVSTVPYGNTSRVIKLMPDGTQEEIMTLASVITGQDAVGGARVATLDGTIYVTVGGWQISSGETVSLPNYTAVVTPGADGEVQTVADMWAFELENNPDGTDNVESHPYDIEAGPDGMLYVADAAANDLLRVDPMSGEVELVAVFDALPGVFPQPFRNNELVADPVPTGVAFDSAGNIFVSFLSGAPFIPGNAKVVQVAQDGTVADFAPGLTMLTDLITGPDGMLYATQFSVYTEEGPMPNSGAILRIMEDGTTEVVKEGLPFLTAITFNEAGDAFVAINGIPIPGAGMIVRYNGLTEIAGEPMGMPGMQEDMGEATEEAAQG
- a CDS encoding c-type cytochrome, translating into MMKTIFGLCLISFLLAGCLPADVMTKLGLLQSSQSTQPSIDEALLEEGRASYLHNYCGSCHQLTAANTRGTFGPSHDHIGTIAAERVTTEGYTGTATTAEGYLRESLLDPLVYSAPGYEATNHHMPAYTHLPDEEIDALVYFLLHQE
- a CDS encoding YceI family protein, coding for MQNFRLVIIAILGIALGLVIGFLGTFWVIRGGPRTTYTPITAPTLDLNAQPTLDPTQAVMAVTSVALLNAENANLHATIAALESLLGGAATQPPIVATEAPTLTQSPAAGDASQRALYRINSSQSEVRFSVEEERNGTRADVVGTTDQLAGDVIVDRLNPVNSQIGTIRMSARALTTGDAARDVVLREQIFRSAQDAYEFIEFVPTAVTGLPETIYLAQTYTFQVTGNLTILDTTRETIFNVQAQMPIESQFNGTATATITWFDWGINVPSVPGITDVAAQANLVINFVANRVNS
- a CDS encoding hydroxypyruvate isomerase family protein — encoded protein: MKQSNVWWCYANTGMDVPAFLQASAEAGYEGVELVPSEYYQTVHDLGLTIVTANGHSPIEDGLNRRENADAILKQLTENIQVAAQWQIRSLVCFSGNRRDMDDALGAEIAAETLSKIAPVAEDAGVLLLLETLNSKVDHPDYMGDSAQWCVDVCKSVGSPAVKVLYDIYHMQVMEGDIISTINAHHQIIGHYHTAGCPGRHEIDETQEINYPPIVRAIQETGYDGFLGQEFIPLNDPITSMKQAYDLCSV